A stretch of the Porifericola rhodea genome encodes the following:
- a CDS encoding universal stress protein — MDLTETDVSLLKYTAYLCEVFPVKDVILLHNVLLDEPPKELQDLYPETSQPIDKLIRGEITDNIREYLPGIAAETDIKIFQNETTSEIIKWVNAQEVDVSILGNKPEGEGQGIFSTRFLRLTTQAVLLVPENAPFPISKVLSPVDFSKSAIPIIRSSTVVSEAIPAEINYLHLYSLPPQHFPYLPPDMNKFREGYVQYGKEEFRKLREKALEKDGQGECEMKLIERGDVAHEIYQWAQRHKSDLIIAGAKGKNNAEVLILGSETEKLTTIVKDIPLLIVKRKAHYSWLESFLD; from the coding sequence ATGGATTTGACGGAAACTGACGTAAGTCTTCTGAAATACACAGCATATTTATGTGAAGTTTTTCCGGTAAAAGATGTAATCCTTCTTCATAATGTATTGTTAGATGAACCTCCTAAAGAGCTTCAGGACCTATACCCTGAAACTTCTCAGCCCATAGACAAACTGATTAGAGGTGAAATTACGGATAACATCAGGGAGTACTTGCCAGGTATAGCAGCAGAAACCGACATCAAAATATTTCAGAATGAAACTACCAGCGAAATCATTAAATGGGTGAATGCTCAGGAGGTAGATGTTTCTATTCTGGGCAATAAGCCGGAAGGTGAAGGGCAGGGAATATTCTCCACTCGCTTTCTAAGACTGACAACTCAGGCGGTACTTCTGGTGCCAGAAAATGCACCTTTTCCAATAAGTAAAGTGCTATCGCCAGTAGATTTTTCTAAGAGTGCAATTCCTATTATCCGCTCGTCTACTGTGGTGAGCGAAGCTATTCCGGCAGAAATAAATTACCTGCATTTGTACTCGCTTCCGCCTCAGCATTTTCCTTATCTGCCACCAGATATGAACAAATTTCGTGAAGGCTATGTGCAGTATGGAAAAGAAGAGTTTAGGAAACTTAGAGAAAAAGCACTTGAGAAAGACGGTCAGGGAGAGTGCGAAATGAAGCTGATAGAAAGAGGTGATGTTGCTCACGAAATTTACCAATGGGCTCAGCGTCATAAGTCTGACCTGATTATTGCCGGAGCCAAAGGTAAAAACAATGCAGAAGTATTGATACTGGGGTCAGAGACCGAAAAGCTAACAACTATTGTAAAGGACATTCCCTTATTAATAGTGAAGAGAAAGGCTCACTACAGTTGGTTGGAGTCTTTTCTGGATTGA